In Equus przewalskii isolate Varuska chromosome 15, EquPr2, whole genome shotgun sequence, a single genomic region encodes these proteins:
- the BAP1 gene encoding ubiquitin carboxyl-terminal hydrolase BAP1 isoform X2: MNKGWLELESDPGLFTLLVEDFGVKGVQVEEIYDLQSKCQGPVYGFIFLFKWIEERRSRRKVSTLVDDTSVIDDDIVNNMFFAHQLIPNSCATHALLSVLLNCSNVDLGPTLSRMKDFTKGFSPESKGYAIGNAPELAKAHNSHARPEPRHLPEKQNGLSAVRTMEAFHFVSYVPITGRLFELDGLKVYPIDHGPWGEDEEWTDKARRVIMERIGLATAGEPYHDIRFNLMAVVPDRRIKYEARLHVLKVNRQTVLEALQQLIRVTQPELIQTHKSQESQLPEESKPASGKSPMALEAGRASAASESTHTDGVEEVAGSCPQAPTHSPPSKPKLVVKPPGSSLNGVPPTPTPIVQRLPAFLDNHNYAKSPMQEEEDLAAGVGRSRVPVRPPQQYSDDEDDYEDDEDDDVQNTNSAIRYKRKGPGKPGPLSSSGDGQLSVLQPNTINVLAEKLKESQKDLSIPLSIKTSSGAGSPAVAMPTHSQPSPTPSNESTDTASEIGSAFNSPLRSPIRSANPTRPSSPVTSHISKVLFGEEDSLLRVDCIRYNRAVRDLGPVISTGLLHLAEDGVLSPLALTEGGKGSSPSIRPSQGSSSPEEKEVLEAVDGREKPGLVRPGEPLSGEKYSPKRCGLLTSASGCSGEMGCSALILLFHRLMTREGPTTTMSSSAPSSLCWLRKACWPTWWSRTSRCGGAKGSALAGSTSSGSLTGGNARAPTRPSASEDSWP, encoded by the exons ATGAATAAGGGCTGGCTGGAGCTGGAGAGCGACCCTG GACTCTTCACCCTCCTGGTGGAAGATTTCG GTGTCAAAGGGGTGCAGGTGGAGGAGATCTATGACCTTCAGAGCAAATGTCAGGG CCCTGTGTATGGATTCATCTTCCTGTTCAAATGGATCGAAGAGCGCCGGTCTCGTCGCAAGGTCTCTACCTTGGTGGATGATACATCAGTGATTGATGACGATATTGTGAATAACATGTTCTTTGCCCATCAG CTGATCCCCAACTCTTGTGCCACTCATGCTCTGCTGAGTGTGCTCCTGAACTGCAGCAATGTGGACCTGGGACCCACCCTGAGTCGCATGAAGGACTTCACCAAAGGCTTCAGCCCTGAG aGCAAAGGATATGCGATTGGCAATGCCCCGGAGTTGGCCAAGGCACATAATAGCCATGCCAG GCCTGAGCCACGCCACCTCCCCGAGAAGCAGAATGGCCTTAGTGCAGTGCGGACCATGGAAGCTTTCCACTTTGTCAGCTATGTGCCTATCACAGGCCGACTTTTTGAGCTGGATGGGCTGAAGGTCTACCCCATTGACCATG GGCCCTGGGGGGAGGATGAGGAGTGGACAGACAAGGCCCGGCGGGTCATCATGGAGCGTATCGGCCTCGCCACTGCAGG GGAGCCCTACCATGACATCCGCTTCAACCTGATGGCGGTGGTGCCCGACCGCAGGATCAAGTACGAAGCCAGGCTGCACGTGCTGAAGGTGAACCGTCAGACAGTACTGGAGGCCCTGCAGCAG CTGATTAGGGTAACACAGCCAGAGCTGATTCAGACCCACAAGTCTCAAGAGTCACAGCTGCCTGAGGAGTCCAAACCAGCCAGTGGCAAGTCCCCCATGGCgctggaggcaggcagggcctcAGCAGCCTCTGAGAGCACCCACACAG ATGGTGTGGAAGAGGTGGCTGGTTCATGCCCACAAGCCCCGACCCACAGCCCTCCCAGCAAACCCAAGCTGGTGGTGAAGCCTCCAGGGAGCAGCCTCAATggggtgccccccacccccactcccattGTCCAGCGACTGCCGGCCTTTCTGGACAATCACAACTATGCCAAGTCTCCTATGCAG GAGGAGGAAGACCTGGCAGCAGGTGTGGGCCGCAGCCGAGTTCCAGTCCGCCCACCCCAGCAGTACTCAGATGATGAGGATGACTATGAGGATGACGAGGACGACGATGTGCAGAACACCAACTCCGCCATCAG GTACAAGCGAAAGGGGCCAGGGAAGCCAGGGCCATTGAGCAGCTCCGGGGATGGGCAACTGTCAGTGCTGCAGCCCAACACCATCAATGTCTTGGCCGAGAAGCTCAAAGAATCCCAGAAAGACCTCTCGATTCCTCTGTCCATCAAGACAAGCAGTGGGGCCGGGAGTCCGGCTGTGGCGATGCCCACGCACTCACAGCCTTCGCCTACCCCCAGCAATGAGAGCACAGACACAGCCTCCGAGATTGGCAGCGCTTTCAACTCGCCGCTGCGCTCACCCATCCGCTCGGCGAACCCAACGCGGCCCTCCAGCCCTGTCACCTCCCACATCTCCAAGGTgctttttggagaggaagacagCCTGTTGCGTGTTGACTGCATACGCTACAATCGTGCTGTACGCGACCTGGGTCCTGTTATCAGCACAGGTCTACTGCACCTGGCTGAGGACGGTGTGCTGAGTCCCCTGGCACTGACAG AGGGTGGGAAGGGTTCCTCACCTTCCATCAGACCAAGCCAGGGGTCCAGCAGCCCAGAGGAGAAAGAAGTGCTGGAAGCCGTGGATGGCAGAGAGAAGCCTGGACTGGTCAGGCCTGGCGAACCCTTGAGTGGAGAGAAGTACTCACCCAAG AGGTGTGGCCTCCTGACGTCAGCTAGTGGCTGCTCTGGGGAGATGGGCTGCAGTGCCCTCATCCTTCTCTTCCACAGATTGATGACcagagaaggacccacaactacgaTGAGTTCATCTGCACCTTCATCTCTATGCTGGCTCAGGAAG GCATGCTGGCCAACCTGGTGGAGCAGAACATCTCGGTGCGGCGGCGCCAAGGGGTCAGCATTGGCCGGCTCCACAAGCAGCGGAAGCCTGACCGGCGGAAACGCTCGCGCCCCTACAAGGCCAAGCGCCAGTGAAGACTCCTGGCCCTGA
- the BAP1 gene encoding ubiquitin carboxyl-terminal hydrolase BAP1 isoform X1 produces MNKGWLELESDPGLFTLLVEDFGVKGVQVEEIYDLQSKCQGPVYGFIFLFKWIEERRSRRKVSTLVDDTSVIDDDIVNNMFFAHQLIPNSCATHALLSVLLNCSNVDLGPTLSRMKDFTKGFSPESKGYAIGNAPELAKAHNSHARPEPRHLPEKQNGLSAVRTMEAFHFVSYVPITGRLFELDGLKVYPIDHGPWGEDEEWTDKARRVIMERIGLATAGEPYHDIRFNLMAVVPDRRIKYEARLHVLKVNRQTVLEALQQLIRVTQPELIQTHKSQESQLPEESKPASGKSPMALEAGRASAASESTHTDGVEEVAGSCPQAPTHSPPSKPKLVVKPPGSSLNGVPPTPTPIVQRLPAFLDNHNYAKSPMQEEEDLAAGVGRSRVPVRPPQQYSDDEDDYEDDEDDDVQNTNSAIRYKRKGPGKPGPLSSSGDGQLSVLQPNTINVLAEKLKESQKDLSIPLSIKTSSGAGSPAVAMPTHSQPSPTPSNESTDTASEIGSAFNSPLRSPIRSANPTRPSSPVTSHISKVLFGEEDSLLRVDCIRYNRAVRDLGPVISTGLLHLAEDGVLSPLALTEGGKGSSPSIRPSQGSSSPEEKEVLEAVDGREKPGLVRPGEPLSGEKYSPKELLALLKCVEAEIANYEACLKEEVEKRKKFKIDDQRRTHNYDEFICTFISMLAQEGMLANLVEQNISVRRRQGVSIGRLHKQRKPDRRKRSRPYKAKRQ; encoded by the exons ATGAATAAGGGCTGGCTGGAGCTGGAGAGCGACCCTG GACTCTTCACCCTCCTGGTGGAAGATTTCG GTGTCAAAGGGGTGCAGGTGGAGGAGATCTATGACCTTCAGAGCAAATGTCAGGG CCCTGTGTATGGATTCATCTTCCTGTTCAAATGGATCGAAGAGCGCCGGTCTCGTCGCAAGGTCTCTACCTTGGTGGATGATACATCAGTGATTGATGACGATATTGTGAATAACATGTTCTTTGCCCATCAG CTGATCCCCAACTCTTGTGCCACTCATGCTCTGCTGAGTGTGCTCCTGAACTGCAGCAATGTGGACCTGGGACCCACCCTGAGTCGCATGAAGGACTTCACCAAAGGCTTCAGCCCTGAG aGCAAAGGATATGCGATTGGCAATGCCCCGGAGTTGGCCAAGGCACATAATAGCCATGCCAG GCCTGAGCCACGCCACCTCCCCGAGAAGCAGAATGGCCTTAGTGCAGTGCGGACCATGGAAGCTTTCCACTTTGTCAGCTATGTGCCTATCACAGGCCGACTTTTTGAGCTGGATGGGCTGAAGGTCTACCCCATTGACCATG GGCCCTGGGGGGAGGATGAGGAGTGGACAGACAAGGCCCGGCGGGTCATCATGGAGCGTATCGGCCTCGCCACTGCAGG GGAGCCCTACCATGACATCCGCTTCAACCTGATGGCGGTGGTGCCCGACCGCAGGATCAAGTACGAAGCCAGGCTGCACGTGCTGAAGGTGAACCGTCAGACAGTACTGGAGGCCCTGCAGCAG CTGATTAGGGTAACACAGCCAGAGCTGATTCAGACCCACAAGTCTCAAGAGTCACAGCTGCCTGAGGAGTCCAAACCAGCCAGTGGCAAGTCCCCCATGGCgctggaggcaggcagggcctcAGCAGCCTCTGAGAGCACCCACACAG ATGGTGTGGAAGAGGTGGCTGGTTCATGCCCACAAGCCCCGACCCACAGCCCTCCCAGCAAACCCAAGCTGGTGGTGAAGCCTCCAGGGAGCAGCCTCAATggggtgccccccacccccactcccattGTCCAGCGACTGCCGGCCTTTCTGGACAATCACAACTATGCCAAGTCTCCTATGCAG GAGGAGGAAGACCTGGCAGCAGGTGTGGGCCGCAGCCGAGTTCCAGTCCGCCCACCCCAGCAGTACTCAGATGATGAGGATGACTATGAGGATGACGAGGACGACGATGTGCAGAACACCAACTCCGCCATCAG GTACAAGCGAAAGGGGCCAGGGAAGCCAGGGCCATTGAGCAGCTCCGGGGATGGGCAACTGTCAGTGCTGCAGCCCAACACCATCAATGTCTTGGCCGAGAAGCTCAAAGAATCCCAGAAAGACCTCTCGATTCCTCTGTCCATCAAGACAAGCAGTGGGGCCGGGAGTCCGGCTGTGGCGATGCCCACGCACTCACAGCCTTCGCCTACCCCCAGCAATGAGAGCACAGACACAGCCTCCGAGATTGGCAGCGCTTTCAACTCGCCGCTGCGCTCACCCATCCGCTCGGCGAACCCAACGCGGCCCTCCAGCCCTGTCACCTCCCACATCTCCAAGGTgctttttggagaggaagacagCCTGTTGCGTGTTGACTGCATACGCTACAATCGTGCTGTACGCGACCTGGGTCCTGTTATCAGCACAGGTCTACTGCACCTGGCTGAGGACGGTGTGCTGAGTCCCCTGGCACTGACAG AGGGTGGGAAGGGTTCCTCACCTTCCATCAGACCAAGCCAGGGGTCCAGCAGCCCAGAGGAGAAAGAAGTGCTGGAAGCCGTGGATGGCAGAGAGAAGCCTGGACTGGTCAGGCCTGGCGAACCCTTGAGTGGAGAGAAGTACTCACCCAAG GAGCTGCTGGCATTGCTGAAGTGTGTGGAGGCTGAGATTGCAAACTATGAAGCCTGCCTCAAGGAAGAggtagagaagaggaagaagttcAAG ATTGATGACcagagaaggacccacaactacgaTGAGTTCATCTGCACCTTCATCTCTATGCTGGCTCAGGAAG GCATGCTGGCCAACCTGGTGGAGCAGAACATCTCGGTGCGGCGGCGCCAAGGGGTCAGCATTGGCCGGCTCCACAAGCAGCGGAAGCCTGACCGGCGGAAACGCTCGCGCCCCTACAAGGCCAAGCGCCAGTGA